The genomic interval CGTCCCCTCCTATGAGAAAACCCCACCAGCGCTGCCCGCCCATGAACCGCACCGTGCAGCTCCGCGCCTGGAAGGCTGCCGTATCCCTGGGGCCCGCGGTGGTCACGCTCGCCCTCATCGCGGTCATCGCCTCGCAGCACGCGCGGACGCTGTCGTGGGGAACCGAGGTGGAGCGGACGTATCGGGTGGACCTGTCGCTCAACCGCCTGCTCTCGCGCCTGGTCGACGCCGAAACCGCCGAACGCGGCTTCATCGTTGCCGGCGACCCGCGCTACCTGGAACCGTACCAGGGGGTGCGCACGGAGGTGGGCGGGTTCTTCGCCGAACTGAACGGCTGGGTGCAGGACCCGGAGCAGCGCGCGACGCTGGCGGCGCTGCCTGCGCTGGTGGAGCGCAGGCTCGCGCTCAACGACCAAAACATCGAGATCCGGCGCGCGCGGGGGCCGGCGGCGGCCGATGCGGCACTTCGGTCCGGGCGCGGCAAGGCGACGATGGACAGCATTCGCGCCGTCGTCAGCAAGATGAGCCAGCGGCAGGCGGTGCTCCTTGCCGAGCGGCGCATCCACATGCAGCGGTCCCGCGACCGCACCGAGTGGCTCCTGTGGGCGGCGATGGTCACCGCGGTGCTCCTGGGCGCCGGAACCCACGTGCTGCTGCGCCGCTACACGGCCGCCCAGGAGGAAAAGACGCGCGAGCTCGCCGAGCGCAACCACCAGCTGCAGGAGCAGACGGTGGAGCTCGAGATCCAGTCCGACGAGCTGGCGGGGCAGGCCGTGGAGCTCGAAGCCACCGCGCAGGCCCTGGCCGAGAGCGAGCGGCGCTTCCGCGCGCTCATCGAGAACTCGTCCGACATCATCACCATCGTCGACCACCAGGGGCGGGTTCGCTACCAGAGCCCGGCCATTGCCCGCGTGATGGGGTTCGACCCCGACGCATCGATCGGCACGCTGGGGCTGGAGGGCGTGCACGCCGACGACCGCCCGGGCATGGAGCGCGTGTTGGGCACCCTTGTGAGCGAGCCCCGCGCCTCCCTGAGCACCCGGGTGCGCTGCATCGACAGCGCCGGCCAGTGGCGGCTCCTGGAAGCGACGGCCACCAACCTCTTCGACGACGAAGCCATCGGGGG from Longimicrobium sp. carries:
- a CDS encoding CHASE3 domain-containing protein produces the protein MNRTVQLRAWKAAVSLGPAVVTLALIAVIASQHARTLSWGTEVERTYRVDLSLNRLLSRLVDAETAERGFIVAGDPRYLEPYQGVRTEVGGFFAELNGWVQDPEQRATLAALPALVERRLALNDQNIEIRRARGPAAADAALRSGRGKATMDSIRAVVSKMSQRQAVLLAERRIHMQRSRDRTEWLLWAAMVTAVLLGAGTHVLLRRYTAAQEEKTRELAERNHQLQEQTVELEIQSDELAGQAVELEATAQALAESERRFRALIENSSDIITIVDHQGRVRYQSPAIARVMGFDPDASIGTLGLEGVHADDRPGMERVLGTLVSEPRASLSTRVRCIDSAGQWRLLEATATNLFDDEAIGGIVVNTRDVTARHAAEEEVRRQQAYLRTVIDTSPNLIFAKDRAGRFTMANAAAARALGTTPEALLGLREDELGFSAGLAAAHDA